A section of the Metabacillus endolithicus genome encodes:
- the rpsR gene encoding 30S ribosomal protein S18 codes for MAGGRKGGRAKRRKVCFFTSNGITHIDYKDVDLLKKFVSERGKILPRRVTGTSAKYQRKLTVAIKRARQMALLPYVAGE; via the coding sequence ATGGCAGGCGGACGTAAAGGTGGACGTGCAAAACGTCGTAAGGTGTGTTTCTTCACATCAAATGGTATCACTCACATCGATTATAAAGATGTTGATTTACTAAAAAAATTCGTATCTGAGCGTGGTAAAATTTTACCACGTCGTGTAACAGGTACAAGCGCTAAATACCAACGTAAATTGACTGTAGCTATCAAAAGAGCTCGTCAAATGGCTTTATTACCATATGTTGCTGGTGAATAA
- the rpsF gene encoding 30S ribosomal protein S6, which yields MRKYEVMYIIRPNIEDEAKKALVERFNNVLSENGAEVAEAKEWGKRRLAYEINDFRDGYYMLLQVSAESAAVQEFDRLAKISEDIIRHIVIKKED from the coding sequence ATGAGAAAGTACGAAGTTATGTACATCATCCGCCCAAACATTGAAGATGAAGCTAAGAAAGCTTTAGTTGAGCGTTTCAACAACGTTTTATCTGAGAATGGTGCGGAAGTAGCAGAAGCGAAAGAGTGGGGCAAACGTCGCCTAGCGTACGAAATCAATGATTTCCGCGATGGTTACTATATGCTTCTTCAAGTTAGCGCAGAATCAGCTGCTGTTCAAGAATTCGATCGTTTAGCGAAAATCAGCGAAGATATCATTCGCCACATTGTTATTAAAAAAGAAGACTAA
- a CDS encoding YybS family protein produces the protein MRKTNAITEGAVLLALFIVLMLVAKYAPIIGILALFVLPLPFIIFTIRHSLSTTLMLVLAGSILSVLFGSITNILLALMFGLSGMVMGYFYKKKQTMGVLVGGSLAYTFSVIVSYIGSIVFLNIDFIQDSIELFKDSIQQSKAILQSFDASGQMNQQFEQLEEGMGYITTLIPTLFVTTGMVFAVITHLISVPILKRLRFELAPLKPFREWRLPTSIIWYYLISSILLMVNLDQDSFLFMAVLNLYFILQFFVLMQGYSFVFFYSYVKGWAKAIPVVILIASLIIPIFLYLIRILGIIDLGFPLRRKIQKK, from the coding sequence GTGAGGAAAACAAATGCTATAACAGAAGGGGCTGTTTTATTAGCACTTTTTATCGTGCTAATGCTTGTAGCAAAATATGCACCGATTATTGGGATACTTGCCCTTTTTGTTCTCCCTCTGCCGTTTATTATTTTTACAATAAGGCATAGTCTATCCACTACGCTTATGCTTGTATTGGCAGGAAGTATCCTATCGGTTTTATTCGGATCTATTACTAATATTTTATTAGCTCTTATGTTTGGCTTGAGCGGTATGGTGATGGGTTATTTTTATAAAAAGAAACAAACAATGGGTGTATTGGTCGGAGGTAGCTTAGCTTATACATTTAGTGTTATTGTTTCTTATATTGGGTCAATTGTTTTTCTAAATATAGACTTTATTCAAGACTCTATTGAACTGTTTAAAGACTCAATTCAGCAATCAAAAGCAATTTTGCAATCTTTTGATGCAAGTGGACAGATGAATCAGCAGTTTGAACAGCTTGAAGAAGGAATGGGCTATATTACGACATTAATACCAACTTTATTTGTTACAACAGGTATGGTTTTTGCTGTTATCACTCATCTCATTTCTGTCCCGATTTTAAAAAGACTTAGATTTGAGTTAGCACCTTTAAAACCCTTCCGTGAATGGAGATTACCAACAAGTATCATTTGGTACTATTTAATAAGCTCTATATTATTAATGGTAAATCTTGACCAAGACAGTTTTCTTTTTATGGCTGTTTTAAATCTTTATTTTATTTTACAATTTTTCGTGCTGATGCAAGGATACTCCTTTGTGTTTTTCTATTCATATGTCAAGGGCTGGGCAAAAGCAATCCCTGTTGTCATTTTAATTGCTTCATTAATCATCCCAATATTCCTTTATCTTATTAGAATCTTAGGTATAATTGATTTAGGCTTTCCTCTCCGTAGGAAAATACAGAAAAAGTAA
- the dnaB gene encoding replicative DNA helicase: MNEVLGDRIPPQNIEAEQAVLGAIFLQPSSITLTSELLIPEDFYRASHQKIYNAMLDLSDKGEPVDLVTITAALADVNLLEEVGGVSYLSDLANSVPTAANIEYYAKIVEEKSILRRLIRTATTIAQDGYSREDEVEALLGEAEKTIMEVAQRKNAGAFQNIKDVLVQTYDNIETLHDRVGDVTGIPTGFIELDKMTAGFQRNDLIIVAARPSVGKTAFALNIAQNVATKTDENVAIFSLEMGADQLVMRMLCAEGNIDAQRLRTGSLTPEDWGKLTMAMGSLSDSGIYIDDTPGIRVGDIRAKCRRLKQESGLGMVLIDYLQLIQGNGRTDNRQQEVSEISRTLKELARELKVPVIALSQLSRGVEQRQDKRPMMSDIRESGSIEQDADIVAFLYRDDYYDKESENKNIIEIIIAKQRNGPVGTVSLAFVKEYNKFVNLERRFDDGAA, from the coding sequence ATTAACGAGGTACTTGGTGATCGTATACCACCACAAAATATAGAAGCAGAACAAGCTGTTTTAGGAGCTATATTTCTCCAGCCATCATCTATTACTTTAACATCAGAATTATTAATCCCAGAAGATTTCTATCGAGCATCACACCAAAAAATTTACAACGCTATGTTAGACCTTTCTGATAAGGGAGAGCCGGTTGATCTTGTAACAATCACTGCAGCGCTAGCAGATGTAAATTTACTAGAAGAAGTAGGAGGAGTTTCTTATCTTAGTGATTTAGCAAACTCAGTTCCAACTGCTGCAAACATTGAATATTACGCTAAAATTGTAGAAGAAAAATCAATCCTTAGAAGGTTAATTCGTACAGCTACAACCATCGCACAAGATGGATATAGTAGAGAAGATGAGGTTGAGGCTCTTCTAGGTGAAGCGGAAAAAACAATTATGGAAGTTGCACAGCGAAAAAATGCCGGTGCTTTCCAAAATATTAAAGATGTTCTAGTACAAACGTATGATAATATTGAAACATTACACGATCGTGTAGGTGATGTTACAGGAATTCCTACAGGATTTATTGAGCTAGATAAAATGACAGCTGGGTTTCAACGAAATGACTTAATTATTGTTGCGGCCCGTCCATCTGTAGGTAAAACGGCATTCGCCTTAAACATCGCGCAAAACGTTGCAACCAAAACAGACGAAAATGTTGCGATTTTTAGTCTTGAGATGGGTGCAGATCAGCTTGTTATGAGGATGCTCTGTGCAGAAGGAAATATTGATGCACAAAGGCTAAGAACGGGTTCTTTAACACCAGAAGACTGGGGTAAGCTAACTATGGCTATGGGTAGCTTGTCCGACTCGGGAATCTATATCGATGATACTCCTGGTATTCGTGTTGGTGATATCCGTGCTAAGTGCCGTCGCCTAAAGCAAGAAAGTGGACTAGGCATGGTTCTTATTGACTATCTTCAATTGATTCAAGGTAATGGTCGAACAGATAACCGTCAACAAGAGGTATCTGAAATCTCTCGTACACTTAAGGAATTAGCTCGTGAATTGAAAGTCCCTGTTATTGCACTTTCTCAGCTTTCTCGTGGCGTTGAGCAAAGACAAGATAAACGACCAATGATGTCTGATATTCGTGAATCAGGAAGTATCGAGCAGGATGCCGATATCGTTGCCTTCTTATATCGTGATGATTACTATGATAAGGAATCTGAAAACAAAAACATCATCGAAATTATTATTGCAAAGCAACGTAACGGTCCGGTTGGGACAGTTTCGTTAGCTTTCGTAAAAGAATATAATAAGTTCGTCAATCTTGAGCGGCGTTTTGATGACGGTGCCGCATAG
- the ssb gene encoding single-stranded DNA-binding protein, translating to MLNRVVLVGRLTKDPDLRYTPSGVAVATFTLAVNRTFTNQQGEREADFLNCVIWRKQAENVANFLKKGSLAGVDGRLQSRSYEDQTGKRVYVTEVVAESVQFLEPRGAGGGAGGGNNNNYNNNNNFGGYQENSGNQNPFGSDQNQRNQGRTSFDDDPFANDGKPIDISDDDLPF from the coding sequence ATGTTGAATCGAGTTGTATTAGTTGGAAGACTAACAAAAGATCCAGATTTGCGATACACACCAAGTGGAGTAGCTGTTGCTACCTTTACTCTTGCAGTAAACCGTACGTTTACAAACCAACAGGGTGAAAGAGAAGCTGATTTTCTTAACTGTGTGATTTGGCGTAAACAAGCTGAAAATGTTGCGAACTTCCTTAAAAAAGGTAGTCTTGCAGGAGTTGACGGGCGTTTACAGTCACGAAGCTATGAAGATCAAACTGGAAAACGAGTTTATGTAACAGAAGTTGTTGCAGAAAGTGTCCAATTCCTTGAGCCAAGAGGAGCAGGCGGCGGTGCCGGTGGCGGTAACAACAATAACTACAACAACAATAACAACTTTGGTGGGTACCAAGAGAATTCTGGTAATCAAAATCCATTCGGTTCGGATCAAAATCAACGTAATCAAGGTCGTACAAGCTTTGATGACGATCCATTTGCAAATGATGGAAAACCTATTGATATATCTGACGATGATTTACCGTTTTAA
- the rplI gene encoding 50S ribosomal protein L9, whose protein sequence is MKVIFLKDVKGKGKKGEVKNVADGYAHNFLIKQGLAVEATNSSISSLNAQKKKQEQEAVEELEQMKQLKDVLEKLTVEIQAKSGEGGRLFGSVTSKQIADELKKSHNIKIDKRKLDLPDGIRSLGFTNVPAKLHPEVNATIKVQVKEQ, encoded by the coding sequence ATGAAAGTAATCTTTTTAAAAGACGTTAAAGGTAAAGGGAAAAAAGGGGAAGTTAAGAATGTAGCAGACGGATATGCTCACAATTTCCTTATCAAACAAGGATTAGCTGTTGAAGCAACAAATTCAAGTATTAGCTCATTAAATGCTCAAAAGAAAAAACAGGAGCAAGAAGCTGTGGAAGAGCTAGAACAAATGAAACAGCTAAAAGATGTTCTTGAAAAATTAACGGTTGAAATTCAAGCGAAATCTGGTGAAGGCGGCCGTTTATTTGGTTCAGTAACAAGCAAGCAAATTGCAGATGAACTGAAAAAATCACATAATATTAAAATTGATAAACGTAAGCTGGATTTACCAGATGGCATTCGCTCATTAGGATTTACAAATGTACCTGCAAAGCTTCATCCGGAAGTAAATGCAACGATTAAAGTACAGGTTAAAGAACAATAA